ATGAGGCCCCCATCCGTAGCGGCCAAGTGGACCCTCCTGGGCTCAGGCAGGTTCCTGGCCCTCCAGAGAAGGGAGGGGAGGAGGTTCGGCCCCGGCACCAGAACCCGCTCAGGCTCAGGGCGGCCCTGGTAGTAGAAAGTTGCCCAGGTCATGGGCGGGATGCCCTCCTTGGCGGCCAGGAGGGCGGCCAGAAGGTGGAGGCTTCCGAGGAGGTCATCCCCCTGAATGGTGCCCCCCTCCTCGAGGAGGGCGAGGAGGGGGCGCTTGAGGGGGGCCAGGCCCCTGGCTTCCTCAGGGGAGGGGGCGGGCCTTACCAGGAGCTTACCCCCCTCCCGGGCCAGGGTGCGGCCCCGCAAGAGGGCGAGGGTGCTTAGGGTCATTCACCCACCTCCTCGGGGTCCGGGATTTCGCCCCAGTCCTCCCAGTTCCCTTCCAGGGGGTCAGGTTTTGGTACAGGGGAGGGTTTTGGAACGGGGGGGTGTTCCAAAACCTTTTGCGATGAGGAAGGGCTTTCTTGGGGTTTTGGAACATCCTCCCCATAGAGTGAGGCATCCTGGAGGCGGTAGGCCACCGGGGCTCCCTGGCCGGGGAGGTGAACTTTCTCCAAGGCAAGCTCCTCGGCCAGCTCCTTCAGGTAGCGCTCCGCCGTCTTGCGTGCGATGTTGGCCGCCTCCACCGCGGCCTGGACCAGTTCGGCCTTGGGCACCAGGTTCCCGGCTTGGGCGTTCAGGAGCTCCAGCATGGCCCTACGGGCCTTGTCCCGCTTGGGGTTGGCCGTGCCCTCCGGCAAGGGGGTTTCGGCCACCTCCACCCGCCCCAGGCTGAAGATGAGCTCCACGCCGAAGGGCTCGGGGATGGACGCAAAGGAGCTTTTAAGCACTTCCCACTTCAGGACGTGCCGTCCCTGCACCTCTGCGGGTGGGACGCGGGTCAGGATGTGCACCGCCCGGGATTGGGCGGTCTTGGCGATGGAGCCCAGGAGGCCTCGAGCCCCTGCCCGCTCGCCCCCCACGGGCTTGGGCAGGTGATCCACCACCGCCACCGCCGCCCCGGTCCTCAAGGCGAGGCGGCGAAGCCACCACATGGCGCTTTGCACCTGGTGGAGCTTCACCGGGTCCAAGGGGAAGGCGGCCATGAAGCTGTCCAGGATGACCAGCCCGGCCCCCACCTCCCGCACCACCCCCTCCAGCTCCTCCATCTCCTTCTCCCCCAGGCCGTAGGTATCGCCGTCCGGCTCCAGGAGGACGATTTTGCCCATATCCCCATCCGGGAAGGCGGCCTGGTGGGCCTCAAGCCACCTCCGGGTGGCCCGCCCGTCCCCGGTGGCCGCGTCGAAGTCCAGGTAGACCACGGGACCCGGCTCCACCCCCCGCCCCAGGAGCTCCCCCTGGGGGCGGGCGGCCTGCCAGGCCAGGGCGGTGAGGAGGACGGTCTTCCCCTCCCCGGGCAGGGCCCCCACCATGCTCACGAAGCCCTTGGGCAGAAGCCCTTCCCAAGCCCACCGTATGGGCTCCACTTGGGCGGTGAGGTCAATGCGCCTGAGCCCCATCAGGACCACCCCCCCAGCCTGGGGCGGAAGGAGAGGATAGGCTTCCCCTTTTCCCCCTCACTCTTTACCTCCCGTGTTCCAAAACCGGGTTTTTGCGATAACGAAGGCCTAAAGTTTTGGTACACCCCCCTGTTCCCAAACCCTGGGGTGTTCCAAAACCCCCCGGGCTCCTCCAGGGGGAGGGGGGCCTGGGCTCCCACCTGAAGC
Above is a genomic segment from Thermus thermamylovorans containing:
- a CDS encoding AAA family ATPase — encoded protein: MGLRRIDLTAQVEPIRWAWEGLLPKGFVSMVGALPGEGKTVLLTALAWQAARPQGELLGRGVEPGPVVYLDFDAATGDGRATRRWLEAHQAAFPDGDMGKIVLLEPDGDTYGLGEKEMEELEGVVREVGAGLVILDSFMAAFPLDPVKLHQVQSAMWWLRRLALRTGAAVAVVDHLPKPVGGERAGARGLLGSIAKTAQSRAVHILTRVPPAEVQGRHVLKWEVLKSSFASIPEPFGVELIFSLGRVEVAETPLPEGTANPKRDKARRAMLELLNAQAGNLVPKAELVQAAVEAANIARKTAERYLKELAEELALEKVHLPGQGAPVAYRLQDASLYGEDVPKPQESPSSSQKVLEHPPVPKPSPVPKPDPLEGNWEDWGEIPDPEEVGE